In Musa acuminata AAA Group cultivar baxijiao chromosome BXJ2-8, Cavendish_Baxijiao_AAA, whole genome shotgun sequence, one genomic interval encodes:
- the LOC103995689 gene encoding uncharacterized protein LOC103995689 isoform X2 yields MNVSSSSFFLVSLAVLLNANHHLPISLASYPPNQLSCDTSCSTEEEKERMGSNGGHGESFFRLLSVGGGGGEGWHSYRHSSSTEGGSRRWGRKSPRDREEATGWWGESGGGGMVSKKRVMVVIDSSARAKHAMMWALTHVANKGDLLTLLYVVPPDHHHVRGGGEDDATNLANSLATLCKACKPEVEVEALIIQGAKLATVLSQVKKLEASVLVLSQCKPSPFCW; encoded by the exons ATGAACGTATCCAGCTCATCCTTCTTTCTCGTGAGCCTCGCAGTTCTCTTAAATGCAAACCACCACCTCCCGATCTCCCTTGCTTCCTATCCACCAAACCAATTGAGCTGCGACACTAGTTGTAGTactgaagaagagaaggaaaggatggGGAGTAATGGTGGACATGGAGAGTCCTTTTTCAGGCTGCTGAGcgtcggtggcggcggcggtgaggGATGGCACTCCTACCGCCACTCCAGCTCCACAGAGGGTGGTTCAAGGAGGTGGGGGAGGAAGAGCCCGAGGGACAGGGAGGAGGCCACGGGGTGGTGGGGGGAGAGCGGTGGTGGTGGGATGGTGTCCAAGAAGAGGGTGATGGTGGTGATAGACAGCAGCGCAAGGGCCAAGCATGCCATGATGTGGGCCTTGACCCATGTGGCCAACAAGGGGGACCTCCTCACCCTTCTCTATGTTGTCCCTCCCGACCACCACCACGTCAGGGGTGGAGGAGAGGATGATGCTACCAACCTTGCCAACTCTCTGGCCACCCTGTGCAAAGCCTGCAAGCCTGAG GTGGAGGTGGAAGCATTAATCATTCAGGGAGCTAAGCTGGCAACTGTGCTAAGCCAAGTGAAGAAGCTGGAGGCTTCTGTTCTGGTGTTGAGCCAATGCAAGCCTTCCCCATTCTGCTGGTAA
- the LOC103995689 gene encoding uncharacterized protein LOC103995689 isoform X1: MNVSSSSFFLVSLAVLLNANHHLPISLASYPPNQLSCDTSCSTEEEKERMGSNGGHGESFFRLLSVGGGGGEGWHSYRHSSSTEGGSRRWGRKSPRDREEATGWWGESGGGGMVSKKRVMVVIDSSARAKHAMMWALTHVANKGDLLTLLYVVPPDHHHVRGGGEDDATNLANSLATLCKACKPEVEVEALIIQGAKLATVLSQVKKLEASVLVLSQCKPSPFCCMLRSSSEEFVEQCISKADCLTLAVRKQSRGVGGYLISTRWQKNFWLLA, encoded by the exons ATGAACGTATCCAGCTCATCCTTCTTTCTCGTGAGCCTCGCAGTTCTCTTAAATGCAAACCACCACCTCCCGATCTCCCTTGCTTCCTATCCACCAAACCAATTGAGCTGCGACACTAGTTGTAGTactgaagaagagaaggaaaggatggGGAGTAATGGTGGACATGGAGAGTCCTTTTTCAGGCTGCTGAGcgtcggtggcggcggcggtgaggGATGGCACTCCTACCGCCACTCCAGCTCCACAGAGGGTGGTTCAAGGAGGTGGGGGAGGAAGAGCCCGAGGGACAGGGAGGAGGCCACGGGGTGGTGGGGGGAGAGCGGTGGTGGTGGGATGGTGTCCAAGAAGAGGGTGATGGTGGTGATAGACAGCAGCGCAAGGGCCAAGCATGCCATGATGTGGGCCTTGACCCATGTGGCCAACAAGGGGGACCTCCTCACCCTTCTCTATGTTGTCCCTCCCGACCACCACCACGTCAGGGGTGGAGGAGAGGATGATGCTACCAACCTTGCCAACTCTCTGGCCACCCTGTGCAAAGCCTGCAAGCCTGAG GTGGAGGTGGAAGCATTAATCATTCAGGGAGCTAAGCTGGCAACTGTGCTAAGCCAAGTGAAGAAGCTGGAGGCTTCTGTTCTGGTGTTGAGCCAATGCAAGCCTTCCCCATTCTGCTG CATGTTGAGGAGCAGCAGTGAGGAATTTGTGGAGCAGTGCATCAGCAAAGCCGATTGCTTGACGCTGGCGGTGAGGAAGCAAAGCAGAGGAGTGGGTGGGTACTTGATCAGCACAAGGTGGCAGAAGAACTTCTGGCTCTTGGCCTAG